The Hyphomicrobiales bacterium genome has a window encoding:
- the oppD gene encoding murein tripeptide ABC transporter/oligopeptide ABC transporter ATP binding subunit OppD, whose product MTAPLLHVRNLRTRFRTDRGDLDAVRDVSFTLRAGETLGLVGESGSGKSVTGFSIMGLIDPPGQVVGGEILFRGQDLTRLDEEAMRSLRGNRIAMVFQDPMMTLNPVLRISTQMIETIRAHEAVDDATARGRARDLLGAMGIPSPEARLDAYPHQLSGGMRQRVAIAIALINKPDLIIADEPTTALDVSIQAQILAEVQQLTRESGTALLWITHDLSVIAGIADEIAVMYAGRIVEQGSVDAVLDHPSHPYTAGLIGSLPGASAPGSMLVQIPGTTPDMVDPPPGCAFGPRCSRRDDACERQPAFTESAHRLRCFHPLSGPASAAEVSA is encoded by the coding sequence ATGACCGCGCCCCTGCTTCATGTCCGCAACCTGCGCACCCGCTTCCGCACCGATCGCGGCGATCTCGACGCGGTGCGCGACGTCTCCTTCACCCTGCGGGCCGGCGAGACGCTCGGCCTCGTCGGCGAGAGCGGCTCCGGCAAGTCGGTCACCGGCTTCTCGATCATGGGGCTGATCGACCCGCCCGGCCAGGTCGTCGGTGGCGAGATCCTGTTCCGCGGGCAGGACCTGACCAGGCTCGACGAGGAGGCGATGCGCTCCTTACGCGGCAACCGCATCGCCATGGTCTTCCAGGACCCGATGATGACGCTGAACCCGGTGCTTCGGATCAGCACGCAGATGATCGAGACGATCCGGGCGCATGAAGCGGTCGACGACGCCACGGCACGCGGCCGGGCACGCGACCTGCTCGGCGCCATGGGCATCCCAAGCCCGGAAGCCCGGCTCGACGCCTATCCGCACCAGCTGTCGGGCGGCATGCGCCAGCGCGTCGCCATCGCCATCGCGCTCATCAACAAGCCCGACCTCATCATCGCCGACGAGCCGACCACCGCGCTCGACGTCTCGATCCAGGCGCAGATCCTGGCCGAGGTGCAGCAACTCACCCGCGAGAGCGGCACCGCCCTGCTCTGGATCACGCATGACCTCTCGGTGATCGCAGGGATCGCCGACGAGATCGCGGTGATGTATGCCGGCCGCATCGTCGAGCAGGGCAGCGTCGACGCCGTGCTCGACCATCCGAGCCACCCTTATACGGCCGGATTGATCGGCAGCCTGCCGGGCGCGAGCGCGCCGGGCTCGATGCTCGTGCAGATCCCCGGCACGACGCCGGACATGGTGGATCCGCCCCCAGGCTGCGCCTTCGGGCCGCGCTGCTCCCGCCGCGACGACGCCTGCGAGCGCCAGCCCGCCTTCACGGAGAGCGCGCACCGCCTGCGCTGCTTCCATCCTTTGTCCGGCCCCGCCTCGGCCGCCGAGGTGTCGGCATGA
- the dppF gene encoding dipeptide ABC transporter ATP binding subunit DppF, with amino-acid sequence MTMTATPSAPALEARKLSRNFGRPDGLAVKLHLAKRQPIIRALDGIDLTIPAGEFVGLVGESGSGKSTLGRIAAGLLPPSTGEVDVFGRSPQGDRSVHRDVQLIFQDPQASLNPRMRVAEAIGEAPLVHGIASRAEIDDYVCAQMRRAGLDPAFRQRFPHQFSGGQRQRISIARALALQPRFLVCDESVASLDVSIQAQILNLFMQLRRELDLTYLFISHDLRVVQHIADRVVIMYLGRIVEDAPAAQFFAHPNHPYTQGLLAEIPDLKQRRRVYAPVKGEIPSPAAPPPGCHFHPRCPAAFDRCRTERPALREIVPGHRSACHLNDVAAAPTRAQTGEIA; translated from the coding sequence ATGACCATGACCGCCACTCCCTCCGCCCCCGCGCTGGAGGCGCGCAAGCTGAGCCGGAATTTCGGCCGTCCGGACGGGCTTGCGGTCAAACTGCATCTGGCGAAGCGCCAGCCGATCATCCGGGCGCTCGACGGCATCGACCTGACCATCCCGGCCGGCGAATTCGTCGGGCTCGTCGGCGAATCCGGCTCGGGCAAGTCGACGCTCGGGCGCATCGCCGCAGGCCTCCTGCCGCCGAGCACGGGCGAGGTCGATGTGTTCGGGCGCTCGCCGCAGGGCGACCGTTCGGTGCATCGCGACGTGCAACTGATCTTCCAAGACCCGCAGGCGAGCCTCAATCCGCGCATGAGGGTGGCCGAGGCGATCGGCGAGGCACCGCTCGTCCATGGCATCGCAAGCCGTGCCGAGATCGACGACTATGTCTGCGCGCAGATGCGCCGGGCCGGGCTCGACCCCGCCTTCCGCCAGCGTTTCCCGCACCAGTTCTCCGGTGGCCAGCGCCAGCGCATCTCGATCGCGCGGGCGCTCGCGCTGCAGCCACGGTTCCTGGTCTGCGACGAGTCGGTCGCCTCGCTCGACGTCTCGATCCAGGCGCAGATCCTCAACCTGTTCATGCAGCTCCGGCGCGAGCTCGATCTGACCTATCTCTTCATCAGCCACGATTTGCGGGTCGTCCAGCACATCGCCGACCGCGTCGTGATCATGTATCTCGGCCGCATCGTCGAGGATGCGCCGGCCGCCCAATTCTTCGCGCATCCGAACCATCCCTATACGCAGGGGCTGCTGGCGGAGATCCCCGACCTGAAGCAGCGGCGACGGGTCTATGCGCCGGTGAAGGGCGAGATCCCGAGCCCGGCCGCACCACCGCCCGGCTGCCATTTCCACCCGCGCTGCCCGGCCGCCTTCGACCGCTGCCGCACCGAGCGCCCCGCCCTGCGCGAGATCGTGCCGGGCCATCGTTCTGCCTGCCACCTCAACGACGTCGCGGCGGCCCCGACCCGCGCGCAAACAGGAGAGATCGCATGA
- a CDS encoding ABC transporter substrate-binding protein: MTTKLSTFALSAALIVATGAAQAEDLRIAFADPVSAIDPQLNNHAGDHSVSQHFWSRLVAQKTEGGVVPDIAASWKNLAPNTWEFKLRENAVWSDGKPVTAEDVAFSYERAQNVPGTVASYKGFLRNVAKVEVKDPHTLVITSHAPDPLLPINISSIYIVSKHVGQGATTDDYNSGKAMVTEGPYSFVSYTPGDRIEMKRNERFWGPKPEWEKVNYRYIANPAARTAALLSGDVDVIDKVSFSDIEKLEKNPKVKVWSYPGLRALIMQPSFNPNPSKFLTDKAGKPLDKNPLLDVRVRKALNMAINREAIADRVARGGVTVATQWMPAGSFGYDPDRSKIDVDPNKAKALLTEAGYPNGFKLTMHVPGERYPLAPETAQAIAQFWTRIGVETQVEVVPFSVYSGAANKNEYAMSMIGWGNGTGEGTYAMLAILATVDPAKGLGASNWGRYSNPKLDEALAKASAEFDDAKREAIIKDAVKVVMDDVGIMPLYHYKNIWASRPDLKVVPWHSDRTVAMQVSKAK; this comes from the coding sequence ATGACGACCAAACTGAGCACCTTCGCCCTCTCGGCGGCGCTGATCGTCGCCACGGGAGCCGCCCAGGCGGAAGACCTGCGCATCGCCTTTGCCGACCCGGTTTCGGCGATCGACCCGCAGCTCAACAACCATGCCGGCGACCATTCGGTCTCGCAGCATTTCTGGTCGCGGCTCGTGGCGCAGAAGACCGAGGGCGGCGTGGTGCCCGACATCGCCGCGTCCTGGAAGAACCTCGCGCCCAATACCTGGGAGTTCAAGCTGCGCGAGAACGCGGTCTGGAGCGACGGCAAGCCGGTCACGGCGGAGGATGTCGCGTTCTCCTACGAGCGCGCCCAGAACGTGCCGGGCACGGTCGCGAGCTACAAGGGCTTCCTGCGCAATGTCGCCAAGGTCGAGGTCAAGGACCCGCACACGCTGGTGATCACCAGCCATGCGCCCGATCCGCTGCTGCCGATCAACATCTCCAGCATCTATATCGTCAGCAAGCATGTCGGCCAGGGCGCGACGACCGACGATTACAACAGCGGCAAGGCGATGGTCACCGAGGGACCCTATTCCTTCGTCAGCTATACGCCCGGCGATCGCATCGAGATGAAGCGCAACGAGCGCTTCTGGGGTCCGAAGCCCGAATGGGAGAAGGTCAACTACCGCTATATCGCCAATCCGGCGGCGCGTACGGCTGCCCTGCTTTCGGGCGATGTCGACGTCATCGACAAGGTCTCCTTCTCCGATATCGAGAAGCTGGAGAAGAACCCCAAGGTCAAGGTCTGGTCCTATCCGGGCCTGCGCGCGCTGATCATGCAGCCGAGCTTCAACCCGAACCCGTCCAAGTTCCTCACTGACAAGGCCGGCAAGCCACTCGACAAGAACCCGCTACTCGACGTCCGTGTCCGCAAGGCGCTCAACATGGCGATCAACCGCGAGGCGATCGCCGACCGCGTCGCGCGCGGCGGCGTGACGGTGGCGACGCAGTGGATGCCGGCGGGCAGCTTCGGCTACGACCCCGACCGCTCCAAGATCGACGTCGATCCCAACAAGGCCAAGGCGCTGCTGACCGAGGCCGGCTATCCCAACGGCTTCAAGCTGACGATGCATGTGCCGGGCGAGCGCTATCCGCTGGCGCCCGAGACCGCGCAGGCTATCGCGCAATTCTGGACCCGCATCGGCGTCGAGACACAGGTCGAGGTCGTGCCCTTCTCGGTCTATTCCGGCGCCGCCAACAAGAACGAATATGCGATGAGCATGATCGGCTGGGGCAACGGCACCGGCGAGGGCACCTATGCGATGCTGGCGATCCTCGCGACCGTCGATCCCGCCAAGGGGCTGGGCGCCTCGAACTGGGGCCGCTACAGCAACCCGAAGCTGGACGAGGCCCTCGCCAAGGCCAGCGCCGAGTTCGACGACGCCAAGCGCGAGGCG